One genomic window of Quadrisphaera setariae includes the following:
- a CDS encoding methyl-accepting chemotaxis protein, whose translation MLRTLADLKVSTKLFAGFGVVCVLLAVVSGVSFVKLRAAQHDLSSVSTSVIPSVVASKDTALALMQVRLQLANLALVNDPAQVREAAAATESALTDLDAAWKAYLDSGPASSTEQQQAFATSLQQFESGVPTLVSLAKANDLAGFVQARNTTTTPAAKASLTAIKAVTRAEQDAADALAAKDEATYREAVAVLTTCTLLALALAGAIAVVVSRSITRPLRKVVEVMAGVATGRLDVRVGLDRKDEVGQLAASTDTSLDALASAMRDITTEASALATSATSLSSVSTQLASGAHEAATQSQVVAAASEEVSVSISTVAAAGEEMTAAIAQIATATSTASTKAACAVAAAGQAGSAIERLGVSSREIGDVVKLITTIAEQTNLLALNATIEAARAGEMGKGFAVVAGEVKELARQTAKATDDIVAKVSATQGDASAAAEAVLQIGGVIAEVDALQSTIAAAVEEQSATTSEMVRNVTEVSVGSGQISENIAGIAAGSEQNKDSAAHTADTAADLTAAASRLAELTSRFTV comes from the coding sequence GTGCTGCGCACGCTCGCCGACCTCAAGGTCTCGACCAAGCTGTTCGCCGGCTTCGGCGTGGTCTGCGTGCTGCTCGCCGTGGTCAGCGGTGTCAGCTTCGTCAAGCTCCGCGCCGCCCAGCACGACCTCTCCTCCGTCAGCACGTCGGTCATCCCCTCCGTGGTGGCGTCCAAGGACACCGCCCTCGCGCTCATGCAGGTCCGCCTCCAGCTGGCGAACCTCGCACTCGTCAACGACCCCGCGCAGGTGCGGGAGGCCGCCGCCGCCACCGAGTCCGCGCTCACGGACCTGGACGCGGCCTGGAAGGCCTACCTCGACTCCGGCCCCGCCAGCTCCACCGAGCAGCAGCAGGCGTTCGCGACGTCCCTGCAGCAGTTCGAGAGCGGCGTGCCGACGCTGGTCTCCCTGGCGAAGGCGAACGACCTCGCCGGCTTCGTCCAAGCCCGCAACACCACCACCACGCCCGCGGCGAAGGCCTCCCTGACGGCCATCAAGGCCGTCACCCGGGCCGAGCAGGACGCCGCCGACGCGCTGGCCGCGAAGGACGAGGCCACCTACCGCGAGGCCGTGGCCGTCCTCACCACCTGCACGCTGCTGGCGCTGGCGCTGGCCGGGGCGATCGCCGTGGTGGTCTCCCGCTCGATCACCCGCCCGCTGAGGAAGGTGGTGGAGGTCATGGCCGGCGTGGCCACCGGCCGCCTCGACGTGCGCGTCGGCCTGGACCGCAAGGACGAGGTCGGCCAGCTGGCCGCCTCCACCGACACCTCCCTGGACGCCCTGGCCAGCGCCATGCGCGACATCACCACCGAGGCCAGCGCCCTGGCCACCTCCGCCACCTCCCTGTCCAGCGTCTCCACCCAGCTCGCCTCCGGCGCCCACGAGGCCGCCACCCAGTCCCAGGTCGTGGCCGCCGCCTCCGAGGAGGTCTCGGTCTCCATCTCCACCGTCGCCGCCGCCGGAGAGGAGATGACCGCCGCCATCGCCCAGATCGCCACCGCCACCTCCACCGCCTCCACCAAGGCCGCCTGCGCCGTGGCCGCCGCAGGCCAGGCCGGCTCCGCCATCGAGCGCCTCGGGGTCTCCTCCCGCGAGATCGGCGACGTCGTCAAGCTCATCACCACCATCGCCGAGCAGACCAACCTCCTCGCCCTGAACGCCACCATCGAGGCCGCCCGCGCGGGCGAGATGGGCAAGGGCTTCGCCGTGGTCGCCGGAGAGGTCAAGGAGCTGGCCCGCCAGACCGCCAAGGCCACCGACGACATCGTCGCCAAGGTCTCCGCCACCCAGGGCGACGCCTCCGCGGCCGCGGAGGCGGTGCTGCAGATCGGTGGGGTCATCGCCGAGGTCGACGCGCTGCAGTCCACCATCGCCGCCGCGGTGGAGGAGCAGTCCGCGACCACCTCGGAGATGGTCCGCAACGTCACCGAGGTGTCGGTGGGCTCGGGGCAGATCTCGGAGAACATCGCCGGGATCGCGGCCGGCAGCGAGCAGAACAAGGACAGCGCCGCCCACACGGCCGACACCGCTGCCGACCTCACGGCGGCGGCCTCGCGCCTGGCCGAGCTGACGAGCCGCTTCACCGTGTGA
- a CDS encoding methyl-accepting chemotaxis protein encodes MVRRLADLRIAHKLFAGFGVVCLLLAVVSGLALTRLASAQADLDSLASSGLVSVDTADRASLALLQVRFDVANLALAKGDGVTAAVEVLTKSDTALDVAWKAYTDSKPAATGEQQAAFTTALAQYRAALAEMVPLAKAGDAEGFVEVRKEKATPPAKAAFAAIDAITHTELATAGDMAAEGKAAYRTSVLLVGGCAVVAMVLAVAMALLVSRSVSGPLSRVMAVMVDVAAGRLDRRVGLTTKDEVGQLAGAVDSTVTSLGTAMREIGEEARSLAAASASLSSVSAQMASGAQEAAAQTQVVAAASEEVSVSISTVAAAGEEMTAAIAQIATATSDASAMASSAVAAASSAGSAIERLGTSSQEIGDVVKLITSIAEQTNLLALNATIEAARAGELGKGFAVVAGEVKELARQTAQATEEIISKVHATQGDASAAATAVTEIGEVIARIDAVQATIAAAVEEQSATTNEMVRNVTEVSTGSAQISSNVSDIARGTDQNREGAGATADTARSLAASASKLQELTGRFTV; translated from the coding sequence GTGGTCCGTCGCCTCGCCGACCTGCGCATCGCGCACAAGCTCTTCGCCGGCTTCGGCGTGGTCTGCCTCCTCCTGGCGGTGGTCAGCGGCCTGGCCCTCACGCGCCTCGCGTCGGCCCAGGCGGACCTCGACTCGCTGGCGAGCTCCGGCCTGGTCTCCGTCGACACCGCGGACCGCGCGTCCCTGGCCCTGCTCCAGGTCCGCTTCGACGTGGCCAACCTCGCCCTCGCCAAGGGCGACGGCGTCACCGCCGCGGTGGAGGTGCTGACGAAGAGCGACACCGCCCTCGACGTCGCGTGGAAGGCCTACACGGACTCCAAGCCCGCAGCGACCGGCGAGCAGCAGGCCGCCTTCACCACCGCCCTGGCCCAGTACCGAGCGGCTCTGGCCGAGATGGTGCCGCTGGCGAAGGCGGGCGACGCCGAGGGCTTCGTCGAGGTCCGCAAGGAGAAGGCCACTCCCCCGGCCAAGGCGGCCTTCGCCGCCATCGACGCCATCACCCACACCGAGCTGGCCACCGCGGGCGACATGGCCGCCGAGGGCAAGGCCGCCTACCGCACGTCCGTGCTGCTCGTGGGTGGCTGCGCCGTGGTCGCCATGGTGCTGGCCGTGGCGATGGCGCTGCTGGTGTCCCGGTCCGTGAGCGGCCCGCTGTCCCGCGTCATGGCGGTGATGGTCGACGTGGCCGCCGGCCGCCTGGACCGCCGCGTCGGCCTCACCACCAAGGACGAGGTCGGCCAGCTGGCCGGCGCCGTGGACTCCACCGTCACCTCCCTCGGCACGGCCATGCGTGAGATCGGCGAGGAGGCCCGCTCCCTTGCCGCCGCCTCCGCGTCGCTGTCCAGCGTCTCCGCGCAGATGGCCTCGGGCGCGCAGGAGGCCGCCGCCCAGACGCAGGTGGTGGCCGCCGCCTCCGAGGAGGTCTCGGTGTCCATCTCCACCGTCGCCGCAGCTGGCGAGGAGATGACCGCCGCCATCGCCCAGATCGCCACCGCCACCTCTGACGCCTCCGCGATGGCCTCCAGCGCCGTGGCCGCCGCCTCCTCTGCCGGCTCCGCCATCGAGCGGCTCGGCACCTCCAGCCAGGAGATCGGCGACGTCGTCAAGCTCATCACCTCCATCGCCGAGCAGACCAACCTCCTGGCCCTGAACGCCACCATCGAGGCCGCCCGCGCCGGGGAGCTCGGAAAGGGCTTCGCCGTGGTCGCCGGGGAGGTCAAGGAGCTCGCGCGCCAGACGGCCCAGGCCACCGAGGAGATCATCAGCAAGGTCCACGCCACCCAGGGCGACGCCTCCGCGGCGGCCACCGCGGTCACGGAGATCGGTGAGGTCATCGCCCGCATCGACGCCGTCCAGGCCACCATCGCCGCCGCGGTGGAGGAGCAGTCCGCCACCACCAACGAGATGGTCCGCAACGTCACCGAGGTCTCCACCGGCTCCGCGCAGATCTCCTCCAACGTCTCCGACATCGCCCGCGGCACCGACCAGAACCGCGAGGGGGCCGGGGCGACCGCGGACACCGCCCGCAGCCTGGCCGCCTCGGCCAGCAAGCTGCAGGAGCTGACCGGTCGCTTCACCGTCTGA
- a CDS encoding GAF domain-containing protein produces the protein MKRSGRTSALDQAVASAAEAEADVRAVVEVVKAVAAATTPEQAVSTALEAVRTQFGWVYGSYWKVEGKGPGAELRFVQESGQTGEEFRAVTRSASFCEGVGLSGRAWKARDLVFIKDIAELTDCVRAPVALRAGVRSGVCFPVVEHGQVVGTMDFFTDVTLDPSPRRLDVLRSIGVLVSQALERVHESVVQAKAAQDVEAVNAVLRELSKAEDPARAVRFALETIKSGFGWNYGSFWKLDARGDALVFDTEVGQVGEEFRRVTTTATFARGVGVAGRTWAARDLVFVEDLAEVTDCVRAPAARSAGVKSGVCLPIVVDGEVVGTMDFFATRTLVMSASRESALRNTGFLLGQALERIAAKEKLDVAGRELVISIEEVERNVIAASTVAERGRALTEEANHDVSGLGESSAQISKVVATIQAIASQTNLLALNATIEAARAGEAGKGFAVVAGEVKELANGTAKATTEVDERVRLIQTQVNDVIERLSAITSVVDEINETQNVIAGVLTEQVAVTRAILG, from the coding sequence ATGAAGCGCTCGGGCCGAACCAGCGCCCTGGACCAGGCCGTCGCCTCGGCGGCCGAGGCCGAGGCCGACGTGCGCGCCGTGGTCGAGGTGGTCAAGGCCGTCGCCGCGGCGACCACCCCCGAGCAGGCCGTCAGCACCGCCCTGGAGGCCGTGCGCACCCAGTTCGGGTGGGTCTACGGCTCCTACTGGAAGGTCGAGGGCAAGGGCCCGGGTGCAGAGCTGCGCTTCGTGCAGGAGTCCGGCCAGACCGGTGAGGAGTTCCGCGCCGTCACCCGCTCCGCCTCCTTCTGCGAGGGCGTCGGGTTGTCCGGGCGCGCCTGGAAGGCCCGCGACCTGGTCTTCATCAAGGACATCGCCGAGCTCACCGACTGCGTGCGCGCCCCCGTCGCGCTGCGCGCCGGGGTCCGCTCCGGGGTCTGCTTCCCCGTGGTCGAGCACGGCCAGGTCGTCGGCACCATGGACTTCTTCACCGACGTCACCCTCGACCCCTCCCCCCGCCGCCTGGACGTGCTGCGCTCCATCGGGGTGCTGGTCTCCCAGGCCCTGGAGCGCGTCCACGAGTCCGTGGTCCAGGCCAAGGCCGCCCAGGACGTCGAGGCCGTCAACGCCGTCCTGCGCGAGCTGTCCAAGGCCGAAGACCCCGCCCGCGCGGTCCGCTTCGCCCTGGAGACCATCAAGTCCGGCTTCGGGTGGAACTACGGCTCCTTCTGGAAGCTCGACGCCCGCGGCGACGCCCTCGTCTTCGACACCGAGGTCGGCCAGGTCGGAGAGGAGTTCCGCCGCGTCACCACCACCGCCACCTTCGCCCGCGGCGTCGGGGTGGCCGGGCGCACCTGGGCCGCCCGCGACCTCGTCTTCGTCGAGGACCTCGCCGAGGTCACCGACTGCGTGCGCGCCCCCGCCGCCCGCAGCGCCGGCGTCAAGAGCGGCGTCTGCCTGCCGATCGTCGTCGACGGCGAGGTCGTCGGCACCATGGACTTCTTCGCCACCCGCACCCTGGTGATGTCCGCCAGCCGCGAGTCCGCGCTGCGCAACACCGGCTTCCTGCTCGGCCAGGCCCTGGAGCGCATCGCCGCCAAGGAGAAGCTCGACGTCGCCGGACGCGAGCTGGTCATCTCCATCGAGGAGGTCGAGCGCAACGTGATCGCCGCCTCCACCGTCGCCGAGCGGGGGCGGGCCCTGACCGAGGAGGCCAACCACGACGTCTCCGGCCTGGGTGAGTCCAGCGCGCAGATCTCCAAGGTCGTCGCCACCATCCAGGCCATCGCCTCCCAGACCAACCTGCTGGCGCTGAACGCCACCATCGAGGCAGCCCGGGCCGGTGAGGCGGGCAAGGGCTTCGCCGTCGTCGCCGGTGAGGTCAAGGAGCTGGCCAACGGCACCGCCAAGGCCACCACCGAGGTCGACGAGCGCGTCCGGCTCATCCAGACCCAGGTCAACGACGTCATCGAGCGCCTCTCAGCGATCACCTCCGTGGTCGACGAGATCAACGAGACCCAGAACGTCATCGCCGGCGTCCTGACCGAGCAGGTCGCCGTCACCCGGGCCATCCTCGGCTGA
- a CDS encoding sensor histidine kinase: MGELAAGGAAQAPVRTSALPSLRRWLSGWRTGSARVVLETGVVVLCALEVLAWQEVRADSYFAVAAATLVAVLARLRWPVAAALVVGPALGWTSLLLTPLVLLFTAGQKERRDGVVVALVVWTVVSSAALMTWQDSRYLVSDGPLRLITDVAAAIAMAAGAAGLGRLVRTRREQSAALRELVAGRARERALAEHAARAEERAHLAREMHDVVASQVTLIAVQAAGLRMLPDVDDRTRAVAETIRAAAAQTTRELREVLADLRGPEQLHGPAPQARAVCLGELDRLWASAGCAGQLVVQVPDGAEVAAPVQRAAYRILQEGLTNAVRYAPGAVVRAGVEVVASTLVVSVVNGPPPASSTTTAAAGEAPVPQPAAPDATGASVGRALSTGNGLVGVRERAQALGGYAGWGATDDGGHQLTAVLPLKG, encoded by the coding sequence GTGGGCGAGCTGGCAGCGGGGGGAGCGGCGCAGGCACCGGTGCGCACGTCCGCGCTGCCGTCGCTGCGCCGCTGGCTCTCCGGGTGGCGCACCGGCTCCGCCCGCGTGGTGCTCGAGACGGGCGTCGTCGTCCTGTGCGCCCTCGAGGTGCTGGCCTGGCAGGAGGTCAGGGCCGACAGCTACTTCGCGGTGGCCGCGGCCACGCTCGTGGCGGTGCTCGCCCGGCTGCGCTGGCCGGTGGCGGCCGCGCTGGTGGTCGGGCCGGCACTGGGCTGGACCTCCCTGCTGCTCACCCCTCTGGTGCTGCTCTTCACCGCGGGGCAGAAGGAGCGCCGCGACGGCGTGGTGGTCGCGCTGGTGGTGTGGACGGTGGTGTCCAGCGCCGCCCTCATGACCTGGCAGGACTCCCGCTACCTGGTCTCGGACGGCCCACTGCGCCTCATCACCGACGTCGCCGCGGCCATCGCCATGGCCGCCGGGGCCGCTGGCCTGGGGCGCCTGGTGCGGACCCGCCGGGAGCAGTCGGCGGCGCTGCGGGAGCTGGTGGCCGGCCGTGCGCGCGAGCGGGCGCTCGCCGAGCACGCCGCCCGCGCCGAGGAGCGCGCGCACCTGGCCCGCGAGATGCACGACGTGGTGGCCTCGCAGGTGACGCTCATCGCCGTGCAGGCCGCCGGGCTGCGGATGCTGCCCGACGTCGACGACCGCACCCGCGCGGTGGCGGAGACCATCCGCGCGGCGGCGGCGCAGACCACGCGCGAGCTGCGCGAGGTGCTCGCCGACCTGCGCGGCCCCGAGCAGCTGCACGGCCCCGCACCTCAGGCCCGTGCGGTCTGCCTGGGGGAGCTGGACCGGCTGTGGGCCTCGGCCGGCTGCGCCGGGCAGCTGGTGGTGCAGGTGCCCGACGGCGCTGAGGTGGCGGCGCCGGTGCAGCGCGCCGCCTACCGGATCCTCCAGGAGGGCCTGACCAACGCCGTGCGCTACGCGCCGGGCGCGGTGGTCAGGGCGGGGGTGGAGGTGGTGGCCTCCACCCTGGTGGTGTCCGTGGTCAACGGGCCGCCGCCCGCGTCGTCGACGACGACGGCGGCGGCGGGGGAGGCCCCGGTGCCGCAGCCGGCTGCGCCGGATGCGACAGGGGCGTCGGTGGGCAGGGCGCTGTCCACCGGCAACGGGCTCGTGGGCGTGCGCGAGCGCGCCCAGGCGCTCGGTGGGTACGCGGGCTGGGGCGCCACCGACGACGGCGGCCACCAGCTCACCGCCGTGCTGCCCCTGAAGGGCTGA
- a CDS encoding methyl-accepting chemotaxis protein, with product MLRRLADLRVAHKLFAGFGVVCILLVAVAGIGVVRLGQAQENLRTLSESGLASVDAVDKTATAFVTLKFDLANAALTPDAAGTDKALATLDADQKKLDEQWKAYRGSSPASTPAQQEAFTSALARWRTAVEGVIPLAKANDLSGFVEQRAEKVFPEAAAAATALADLTKAETEAAAATADHGESAYRAAVALLVGCAALAVALAVAMALVVSRSVTRPLARVVEVMTGVSQGRLDRLVGLGTRDEVGQLGAATDATIGSLSTAMRDISAEARSLATASSALSGVAAQISSGAEEAATQTQVVSAASEEVSMSISTVAAAGEEMTAAIAQIATATSEASSMAASAVTAASSAGDAIERLGVSSKEIGDVVKLITSIAEQTNLLALNATIEAARAGELGKGFAVVAGEVKELARQTAQATEEIISKVSATQSDTAAAAAAVTEIGEVISRIDEVQATIAAAVEEQSATTSEMVRNVTEVSTGSAQISANVSDIARGTDQNREGAGHTAATARSLAASAEALQALTGRFTV from the coding sequence GTGCTCCGTCGCCTCGCCGACCTCCGGGTCGCGCACAAGCTCTTCGCCGGCTTCGGCGTCGTCTGCATCCTGCTGGTCGCCGTCGCAGGCATCGGCGTGGTGAGGCTCGGGCAGGCGCAAGAGAACCTCCGCACGCTCTCCGAGAGCGGCCTGGCCTCCGTCGACGCCGTCGACAAGACCGCCACCGCCTTCGTGACGCTGAAGTTCGACCTCGCCAACGCCGCCCTCACCCCCGACGCCGCGGGCACCGACAAGGCCCTCGCGACGCTCGACGCGGACCAGAAGAAGCTCGACGAGCAGTGGAAGGCCTACCGCGGCAGCTCACCCGCGAGCACGCCCGCGCAGCAGGAGGCCTTCACCTCCGCGCTGGCCCGGTGGCGCACTGCGGTGGAGGGCGTCATCCCGTTGGCCAAGGCGAACGACCTCTCGGGCTTCGTCGAGCAGCGCGCGGAGAAGGTCTTCCCCGAGGCCGCGGCTGCCGCCACCGCGCTGGCCGACCTCACCAAGGCCGAGACCGAAGCGGCGGCCGCCACCGCTGACCACGGCGAGTCCGCCTACCGCGCCGCGGTGGCGCTGCTCGTGGGTTGCGCCGCCCTCGCCGTCGCCCTGGCCGTGGCGATGGCCCTCGTGGTCTCGCGCTCGGTGACCCGCCCCCTGGCCCGGGTGGTCGAGGTCATGACCGGCGTGTCCCAGGGCCGCCTCGACCGCCTCGTCGGCCTCGGCACCCGCGACGAGGTCGGCCAGCTCGGCGCCGCCACGGACGCGACCATCGGGTCGCTGAGCACCGCGATGCGCGACATCAGCGCGGAGGCGCGGTCCCTGGCGACGGCGTCGTCCGCGCTGTCCGGCGTGGCCGCGCAGATCTCCAGCGGCGCCGAGGAGGCCGCCACCCAGACGCAGGTCGTCTCCGCCGCGTCCGAGGAGGTGTCGATGTCCATCTCCACCGTCGCCGCCGCCGGAGAGGAGATGACCGCCGCCATCGCGCAGATCGCCACCGCCACGTCAGAGGCGTCGTCCATGGCGGCGTCCGCGGTCACGGCCGCGAGCTCGGCCGGTGACGCCATCGAGCGGCTCGGGGTCTCCTCGAAGGAGATCGGCGACGTCGTCAAGCTCATCACCTCCATCGCCGAGCAGACCAACCTGCTCGCCCTGAACGCCACCATCGAGGCCGCCCGCGCCGGGGAGCTCGGCAAGGGCTTCGCCGTGGTCGCCGGGGAGGTCAAGGAGCTGGCCCGCCAGACCGCGCAGGCCACCGAGGAGATCATCAGCAAGGTCTCGGCCACCCAGAGCGACACCGCGGCCGCTGCGGCCGCGGTGACCGAGATCGGTGAGGTCATCTCCCGCATCGACGAGGTGCAGGCCACCATCGCCGCGGCCGTGGAGGAGCAGTCCGCGACGACGTCGGAGATGGTCCGCAACGTCACCGAGGTCTCCACCGGCTCGGCACAGATCTCGGCGAACGTCTCCGACATCGCCCGCGGCACCGACCAGAACCGCGAGGGCGCCGGGCACACCGCCGCGACCGCCCGCTCTCTGGCGGCCTCGGCCGAGGCGCTGCAGGCGCTCACCGGGCGCTTCACCGTCTGA
- a CDS encoding sensor domain-containing diguanylate cyclase, with the protein MVFEQLQEPEGLRERQRLLLAECDLLEPDDDADLAAAARVAAALTGYPVAMVNALLPLEACSLARQGDGPVAMVREESLCHRASLVGGPVVSGDCTTDPLFADLPWVDGRLGAVRRYAMAPLQVDGLVVGTLCVLHEEPGDALGEEPLARLVDLAAMTSSLLERRREARRARAAREEHEQARAFDAALLQSLPVGVAAADAHGHLTHFNDAVRDWYGAPADADAAAGPDDSSAHFELFEADGATPLAPARVPLQRVFTEGSVTGQEYVLRRAGAPPRTLSGSGTQVRDSGGRLLGAVVVLSDVTEQRALEAQLRCAATHDALTGLPHRALLVEQLERALSQARSDGRAPSRVAVLYCDLDGFKAVNDGHGHAAGDAVLLAVAGRLSAALRPQDLVARLGGDEFVLVCPGVADAAEADGIAARLAREVSAPVVVDGVELRVGVSVGVELSEPGEGGEGVERLLSAADASMYARKRERREQRAGV; encoded by the coding sequence GTGGTTTTCGAGCAGCTGCAGGAACCCGAAGGGCTGCGCGAGCGCCAGCGGCTGCTGCTCGCCGAGTGCGACCTGCTCGAGCCCGACGACGACGCGGACCTGGCCGCTGCTGCGCGCGTCGCCGCAGCCCTGACCGGGTACCCGGTGGCCATGGTCAACGCGCTGCTCCCGCTGGAGGCGTGCTCCCTGGCCCGCCAGGGCGATGGGCCCGTGGCGATGGTGCGCGAGGAGTCGCTGTGCCACCGCGCGAGCCTCGTGGGCGGGCCGGTGGTCTCCGGCGACTGCACCACCGACCCCCTCTTCGCCGACCTGCCCTGGGTGGATGGACGGCTCGGTGCCGTGCGTCGCTACGCCATGGCACCCCTGCAGGTGGACGGCCTCGTGGTGGGCACGCTGTGCGTGCTCCACGAGGAGCCCGGTGACGCGCTCGGCGAGGAACCGTTGGCGCGGCTGGTGGACCTGGCCGCGATGACGTCCTCGCTGCTGGAGCGCCGCCGCGAGGCCCGGCGGGCCAGGGCCGCTCGCGAAGAGCACGAGCAGGCCCGCGCCTTCGACGCCGCGCTGCTGCAGTCGTTGCCCGTGGGGGTGGCCGCTGCTGACGCTCACGGGCACCTCACGCACTTCAACGACGCCGTCCGGGACTGGTACGGCGCCCCTGCGGACGCCGATGCCGCAGCTGGTCCTGACGACTCGTCCGCCCACTTCGAGCTCTTCGAGGCGGACGGCGCCACACCGCTCGCGCCCGCGCGGGTGCCGCTGCAACGCGTCTTCACCGAGGGGTCGGTGACCGGTCAGGAGTACGTCCTGCGCCGGGCCGGGGCACCGCCGCGCACCCTGTCCGGCTCGGGCACGCAGGTGCGCGACAGCGGAGGACGGCTGCTGGGCGCCGTCGTCGTCCTGAGCGACGTCACCGAGCAGCGCGCCCTGGAGGCGCAGCTGCGCTGCGCGGCCACGCACGACGCGCTCACCGGGCTGCCCCACCGCGCACTGCTCGTGGAGCAGCTCGAGCGGGCGCTGTCGCAGGCGCGGTCTGACGGTCGCGCGCCGTCGCGCGTGGCGGTGCTCTACTGCGACCTCGACGGCTTCAAGGCCGTCAACGACGGGCACGGCCACGCCGCGGGGGACGCGGTGCTGCTCGCCGTCGCCGGGCGCCTGTCCGCGGCGCTGCGCCCGCAGGACCTGGTGGCACGGCTCGGGGGAGACGAGTTCGTGCTGGTGTGCCCGGGCGTCGCCGACGCGGCGGAGGCCGACGGCATCGCCGCGCGGCTCGCGCGGGAGGTGTCCGCCCCGGTGGTGGTCGACGGCGTGGAGCTGCGCGTGGGCGTCAGCGTGGGCGTGGAGCTCAGCGAGCCCGGTGAGGGCGGTGAGGGCGTCGAACGGCTCCTCTCCGCCGCCGACGCGTCGATGTACGCGCGCAAGCGCGAGCGCCGGGAGCAGCGCGCCGGAGTGTGA
- a CDS encoding GAF domain-containing protein has translation MKRSALLSALTEARTTASESQADVRAVVEVLRAVTSASTSAEAVSAALETVRARFGWAYGSYWRVRGTGAEAALVFVQDSGTTSEAFRQVTHAASFREGVGLSGRAWQRRDLVFVEDIGDVTDCVRAPEAKRSGVRSGVCFPLSSGGAVVATMDFFTTETVELSAERLDALRSIGALVSQALERVAEDERRGEADQDVEAVSSVLRTLSRATDSAEAVRLALATVRSGFGWDYGSFWELDERGDALRFGQEVGSVNDEFRRVTTTSSFARGVGVAGRAWSTRDVVFVPDLADVTDCVRAPAARSAGVRSGVCLPVLVDGEVVGTMDFFATRTLELAPSRESALRNTAYLLGQALERIAARERLTTAGAALVGSIEEVERNVAAAATVARRGHALTREANAEVAGLGEASTRISQVVSTIQAIASQTNLLALNATIEAARAGEVGKGFAVVAGEVKELANGTARATTEVDERVRLIQEQTEGVISRLDEISAVVDEINATQEVISGVLAEQVATTRAILA, from the coding sequence GTGAAGAGATCCGCCCTGCTGTCCGCCCTGACCGAGGCGCGGACCACGGCGTCGGAGTCGCAGGCCGACGTCCGCGCCGTGGTCGAGGTGCTCCGGGCCGTCACCTCCGCCTCCACCTCCGCCGAGGCCGTCAGCGCGGCGCTGGAGACGGTCCGCGCCCGGTTCGGGTGGGCGTACGGCTCGTACTGGCGCGTGCGCGGCACCGGCGCGGAGGCGGCCCTGGTCTTCGTGCAGGACTCCGGCACCACCAGCGAGGCGTTCCGGCAGGTGACCCACGCCGCGTCGTTCCGCGAGGGCGTCGGCCTGTCCGGACGCGCGTGGCAGCGCCGCGACCTCGTCTTCGTGGAGGACATCGGCGACGTGACGGACTGCGTGCGCGCCCCCGAGGCCAAGCGCTCCGGCGTGCGCAGCGGCGTGTGCTTCCCCCTGTCCTCCGGCGGCGCCGTCGTCGCCACCATGGACTTCTTCACCACCGAGACCGTCGAGCTGAGCGCCGAGCGCCTGGACGCGCTGCGCTCCATCGGGGCGCTGGTCTCCCAGGCGCTGGAGCGCGTGGCGGAGGACGAGCGCCGCGGCGAGGCCGACCAGGACGTCGAGGCCGTGAGCTCCGTGCTGCGCACCCTGTCCCGCGCCACCGACTCCGCCGAGGCGGTCCGGCTGGCGCTGGCCACGGTGAGGTCGGGCTTCGGGTGGGACTACGGCTCGTTCTGGGAGCTCGACGAGCGCGGTGACGCGCTGCGGTTCGGCCAGGAGGTCGGCTCCGTCAACGACGAGTTCCGCCGCGTCACCACCACCTCCAGCTTCGCGCGCGGCGTCGGCGTGGCCGGCCGCGCGTGGTCGACCCGCGACGTCGTCTTCGTGCCGGACCTCGCGGACGTCACCGACTGCGTGCGCGCACCCGCCGCCCGCAGCGCCGGCGTCAGGAGCGGCGTCTGCCTGCCGGTGCTCGTGGACGGCGAGGTCGTCGGGACGATGGACTTCTTCGCCACCCGCACCCTGGAGCTGGCGCCGAGCCGCGAGAGCGCCCTGCGCAACACGGCCTACCTGCTCGGCCAGGCGCTGGAGCGCATCGCCGCCCGCGAGCGCCTCACCACCGCCGGTGCCGCGCTGGTCGGGTCCATCGAGGAGGTGGAGCGCAACGTGGCGGCCGCCGCCACCGTCGCGCGGCGCGGTCACGCCCTGACGCGGGAGGCGAACGCCGAGGTGGCGGGGCTGGGCGAGGCGAGCACCCGGATCTCGCAGGTGGTCTCGACCATCCAGGCCATTGCGTCCCAGACCAACCTGCTGGCGCTGAACGCCACCATCGAGGCGGCGCGGGCCGGTGAGGTGGGGAAGGGCTTCGCCGTCGTCGCCGGGGAGGTGAAGGAGCTGGCGAACGGCACCGCCCGCGCCACCACGGAGGTGGACGAGCGGGTGCGGCTGATCCAGGAGCAGACGGAGGGCGTCATCTCCCGGCTGGACGAGATCAGCGCCGTGGTCGACGAGATCAACGCCACGCAGGAGGTCATCTCCGGGGTGCTGGCCGAGCAGGTCGCCACCACCCGGGCGATCCTCGCCTGA